In a single window of the Elaeis guineensis isolate ETL-2024a chromosome 4, EG11, whole genome shotgun sequence genome:
- the LOC105043494 gene encoding salt tolerance receptor-like cytoplasmic kinase 1, translating to MDVPLVIGVASLALVLSLALLTLACVIVFRRYRMPCCGGCRDLVDLELGPACARVANGPDPKPEPELVKGDAAPRRFGWTEIESLTGNFTSSAIIGEGGSSTVYLATLPSSLAALKVLRSSERLHRAFRLELDVLLRLRHPNIVRLLGFCDDREEGVLVFEYVPNGTLHEKLHGGGALPWARRVVIAYQLAQALDYLHERCDLQIVHGDVKASNVLLDDRLDAKLCDFGFARMGFSATVQPPSTRSAHPMMGSLGYVDPHYLRSGTISKKNDVYSFGVLLLESISGIEAFCSEKEQLLTAVMGPALRDAGRGVGEIVDPRLNGEYDFDEAATMAALAVLCVGENPSLRPSMAEVLRIMGGKVSSSISAVVPKSNGVLDM from the exons ATGGATGTCCCCTTAGTTATCGGCGTCGCCTCGTTGGCGCTCGTTTTGTCCCTGGCCCTCCTCACCCTCGCCTGCGTTATCGTCTTCCGCCGTTACAGGATGCCGTGCTGCGGAGGCTGCCGCGACCTCGTCGACCTCGAGCTGGGCCCCGCCTGCGCCCGCGTCGCCAACGGCCCCGACCCCAAACCGGAGCCCGAGCTGGTCAAGGGCGATGCCGCCCCCCGTCGGTTCGGCTGGACCGAGATCGAGTCCCTCACCGGCAACTTCACCTCGTCCGCCATCATCGGCGAGGGTGGCTCCAGCACCGTCTACCTCGCCACCCTCCCCTCTTCCCTTGCCGCCCTCAAAGTCCTCCGCTCCAGCGAGCGCCTTCACCGCGCCTTCCGCCTGGAACTCGACGTCCTCCTCCGCCTCCGCCACCCCAACATCGTCCGCCTCCTCGGCTTCTGCGACGACCGCG AGGAAGGGGTTCTCGTGTTCGAGTACGTCCCCAACGGAACCCTCCACGAGAAGCTCCACGGTGGCGGCGCGCTGCCGTGGGCCCGGCGGGTGGTGATCGCGTACCAACTCGCGCAGGCGCTGGATTATCTCCACGAGCGGTGCGATCTCCAGATCGTCCACGGTGACGTCAAGGCCTCCAACGTTCTCCTTGACGATAGACTGGACGCGAAGCTTTGCGACTTTGGGTTCGCCCGGATGGGGTTCTCGGCGACGGTCCAGCCGCCCTCGACCCGCTCGGCCCACCCCATGATGGGCTCCCTGGGCTACGTCGATCCTCACTACCTCCGGTCAGGAACCATCTCGAAGAAGAACGATGTGTATAGCTTCGGTGTGCTGCTTTTGGAATCGATCAGCGGAATCGAGGCCTTCTGTTCGGAAAAGGAGCAGCTGTTGACGGCTGTGATGGGCCCGGCGCTTCGGGACGCAGGAAGGGGGGTGGGAGAGATAGTGGACCCAAGATTAAACGGGGAGTACGATTTTGACGAGGCTGCGACGATGGCCGCACTCGCCGTGCTCTGCGTCGGGGAGAACCCGAGCCTGCGGCCGTCCATGGCGGAGGTATTGCGGATCATGGGCGGGAAGGTGTCCTCGTCGATCTCGGCCGTTGTTCCCAAATCAAACGGCGTTCTGGATATGTAA